The following are from one region of the Ruficoccus sp. ZRK36 genome:
- a CDS encoding DUF5362 family protein — protein MDYYTIIGGDGNEYGPVSEDTIRDWIRQGRANALTKASKGDEAPHPLSEFPEFADVLGGTVGASPTSGIKLSKSSSSSGGGMLASAQSSGGFLGESRPQEPAVVVLSEPLAQAGFWLKLMAVLSFIYGIVYAISVVGLLFAWLPIWMGVIMWQAANSARDAVALGDEALALRAQKKIKLLIVIMGVMTLIGLVLGAVFAVLIVIAGASAPGFLDQLQQMQHGY, from the coding sequence GTGGATTACTATACGATCATTGGAGGAGACGGTAACGAATACGGCCCTGTCTCCGAAGACACCATACGCGACTGGATCCGGCAAGGCCGGGCCAACGCCCTCACCAAAGCCAGTAAGGGCGATGAAGCCCCCCACCCGCTGAGCGAGTTCCCCGAGTTCGCCGATGTGCTGGGCGGAACCGTCGGCGCCAGCCCTACGAGTGGCATAAAGCTCTCCAAGTCCAGTTCATCATCAGGAGGCGGTATGCTCGCGTCCGCTCAATCCAGTGGAGGATTCCTGGGGGAGTCCAGACCGCAGGAGCCAGCCGTCGTCGTCCTGAGCGAGCCTCTGGCCCAGGCGGGATTCTGGCTGAAGCTAATGGCGGTGCTCAGCTTTATTTACGGGATTGTTTACGCCATCAGCGTTGTCGGCCTGCTCTTTGCCTGGCTGCCGATCTGGATGGGCGTGATCATGTGGCAGGCGGCTAACAGCGCCCGCGATGCCGTAGCCCTGGGCGATGAAGCCCTCGCCCTGCGTGCCCAGAAAAAGATCAAGCTCCTGATCGTAATCATGGGGGTCATGACGCTGATCGGCCTCGTCCTTGGAGCAGTTTTCGCTGTGCTGATAGTCATTGCCGGCGCGTCCGCTCCCGGCTTCCTGGATCAGCTCCAGCAGATGCAACACGGCTACTAG
- the nth gene encoding endonuclease III, whose amino-acid sequence MTKTERAAWIAEELEKRFPNPPIPLDHKDAYTLLVAVLLSAQCTDIRVNKVTPLLFARADNPADMAKVPVEEIQAIIRPCGLAPAKAKGISGLSKIIMEKHGGEVPQTLEELEALPGVGHKTASVVMVQAFGVPAFPVDTHIHRLAQRWKLSSGKNVVQTERDLKRLFPASKWNDLHLQIIYYGREVCPARGCDGKRCEFCQTLFPPRRASPAP is encoded by the coding sequence ATGACGAAAACCGAACGCGCCGCCTGGATCGCCGAGGAGCTGGAGAAGCGCTTCCCGAATCCTCCCATCCCTCTCGATCATAAAGACGCCTATACGCTGCTGGTGGCTGTACTGCTCTCGGCCCAGTGTACGGATATCCGCGTGAACAAGGTCACGCCGCTGCTTTTCGCACGTGCGGATAATCCCGCCGACATGGCAAAGGTGCCGGTGGAGGAAATTCAGGCCATCATCCGCCCTTGCGGTCTGGCCCCTGCCAAGGCCAAGGGCATCAGCGGGCTTTCCAAAATCATCATGGAGAAGCACGGTGGAGAAGTCCCCCAGACTCTGGAGGAGCTGGAGGCGCTGCCGGGGGTAGGGCACAAGACGGCGTCCGTTGTCATGGTGCAGGCTTTCGGTGTGCCGGCCTTTCCCGTCGATACGCATATCCACCGCCTCGCCCAGCGCTGGAAGCTCTCCAGCGGTAAAAATGTGGTCCAGACCGAGCGCGACCTCAAGCGCCTTTTCCCCGCCTCGAAGTGGAACGACCTGCACCTGCAGATCATCTACTACGGACGCGAAGTCTGCCCCGCCCGCGGCTGCGACGGCAAGCGCTGCGAGTTCTGCCAGACCCTCTTCCCTCCGCGCAGGGCAAGCCCTGCACCCTAG
- a CDS encoding glycoside hydrolase family 55 protein gives MIKLPHHRLAGFNTFSNKLCTGAFVFMLGLGASGCQASEATAAAPAKDAEAAASTDSWRTELYPEDWTPPTEDFVYSEDEFIQDFSYAGYARGEKPIPDFADAKVFNVLDYGADPTGKTDSTAAIQKAIDSAVSLKNDTVVLLPAGTYHIQPQGDEKCALRIAGSNIVLRGEGTDKTFLLNTSYEMRGKQIIRVQGDSKGSWKEEGSPSTTLSWDLLGPTKVIPVDDASGFKVGDTIMISMTPTPEWIAELGEEDGWGGFEHKLGRIMYLRRIQAVDTQAGEITIDIPTRYALKVRDNVKVFAKGYQLHNVGLEDFSIANAEHPGQDGWEVLDFADADSAYTKRLVEGYNLDPDFAKKRKSAYDAHASYVISMHNVVDGWIVNVKSYLPEGNTRGSHMLSNGIRLRECLNVTVADCEMSHTLYGGGGGNGYMFRMDSCNDCLFINCHAEAARHGYSFSGMATAGNVLYRCFDKDTATQAADPYYTTGRGSDNHMWFSHSNLFDNCTADNSWFEARDRYFDKMSKPKHNSTSSQTVFWNMTGLSNSYHPFVVWSEQADQGYVIGTQGAVSGVRTDGNYTELRAPVTAPVDRVEGVGQGATLQPQSLFIDQRTRRLGPDAPAME, from the coding sequence ATGATCAAACTGCCCCACCACCGCCTCGCCGGGTTTAACACGTTTTCCAACAAGCTTTGCACAGGAGCTTTTGTTTTCATGCTCGGCCTCGGGGCGAGCGGCTGTCAGGCCAGCGAAGCAACGGCTGCTGCACCGGCCAAGGACGCCGAGGCAGCCGCCTCCACAGACTCCTGGCGCACTGAACTTTACCCAGAGGACTGGACGCCGCCGACCGAGGACTTCGTTTACTCGGAGGACGAGTTCATCCAGGACTTTTCCTATGCTGGCTATGCGCGCGGTGAAAAGCCGATCCCGGACTTCGCCGACGCCAAGGTCTTCAACGTGCTCGACTATGGTGCAGACCCGACCGGTAAGACCGACAGCACCGCCGCGATCCAGAAAGCCATCGACTCGGCCGTATCGCTGAAAAACGACACCGTCGTGCTCCTGCCTGCCGGGACCTATCACATCCAGCCCCAAGGCGATGAAAAGTGCGCGCTGCGCATCGCTGGCAGTAACATCGTCCTGCGCGGCGAAGGCACCGATAAGACATTCCTGCTCAATACTTCCTACGAAATGCGCGGCAAGCAGATCATCCGCGTCCAGGGTGACAGCAAGGGAAGCTGGAAAGAAGAAGGCTCCCCCTCCACCACCCTGAGCTGGGACCTGCTCGGCCCGACCAAGGTCATCCCCGTGGACGACGCCAGCGGCTTTAAGGTCGGTGACACTATCATGATCAGCATGACCCCAACCCCCGAGTGGATCGCAGAGCTCGGCGAGGAAGACGGCTGGGGCGGCTTCGAGCACAAGCTCGGGCGCATCATGTACCTGCGCCGTATCCAGGCTGTCGATACACAGGCCGGTGAGATCACCATCGACATCCCCACACGCTACGCGCTGAAGGTACGCGACAACGTCAAGGTCTTCGCCAAGGGCTATCAGCTCCACAACGTCGGGCTGGAGGACTTCTCCATCGCCAATGCCGAGCACCCCGGCCAGGACGGCTGGGAAGTGCTCGACTTCGCGGACGCTGACAGCGCCTACACCAAGCGCCTCGTCGAAGGCTACAACCTCGACCCGGACTTCGCCAAGAAGCGCAAGAGCGCCTACGACGCGCACGCCTCGTATGTCATTTCCATGCACAACGTCGTGGACGGATGGATCGTAAACGTGAAGAGCTACCTGCCCGAGGGTAACACCCGTGGCTCGCACATGCTCTCCAATGGCATCCGCCTGCGCGAGTGCCTCAACGTGACCGTGGCCGACTGCGAGATGAGCCACACCCTCTACGGCGGTGGCGGCGGTAATGGCTACATGTTCCGCATGGACAGCTGTAACGACTGCCTCTTCATCAACTGCCACGCCGAGGCTGCACGCCATGGTTACTCCTTCTCGGGCATGGCTACTGCCGGTAACGTCCTGTACCGCTGTTTCGACAAGGATACCGCCACCCAGGCCGCCGATCCCTACTACACCACCGGACGCGGCAGCGATAACCACATGTGGTTCAGCCACTCCAACCTTTTCGACAACTGCACGGCCGACAACAGCTGGTTTGAAGCTCGGGACCGGTACTTCGACAAGATGTCCAAGCCCAAGCACAACAGCACCTCCTCGCAGACGGTCTTCTGGAACATGACCGGCCTCTCCAACTCCTACCACCCCTTTGTGGTCTGGAGCGAACAGGCAGACCAGGGCTACGTGATCGGCACTCAGGGCGCCGTCAGCGGCGTACGCACCGACGGCAACTACACGGAGCTGCGTGCACCAGTCACCGCGCCGGTGGACCGCGTCGAGGGTGTCGGCCAGGGCGCAACCCTCCAGCCCCAGTCTCTCTTCATCGACCAGCGCACCCGCCGCCTCGGCCCGGACGCGCCAGCCATGGAGTAA
- a CDS encoding Nif11-like leader peptide family natural product precursor translates to MSKENVEKLLTDGWTDKKLRAKYNVIETKDEFVSSANADGYEFTMEELDAVLKEEELDFESSGNPRSRAIWLH, encoded by the coding sequence ATGTCCAAAGAAAACGTAGAAAAACTGCTTACCGACGGCTGGACCGACAAAAAGCTGCGCGCCAAGTACAACGTTATCGAGACGAAGGATGAATTCGTCTCCTCCGCCAATGCTGACGGCTATGAGTTCACGATGGAGGAGCTCGACGCGGTCCTCAAGGAAGAGGAGCTCGACTTCGAATCCTCGGGTAACCCCCGCTCCCGCGCCATCTGGCTCCACTAG
- a CDS encoding TM2 domain-containing protein — protein MTEVTTSAPAPDVSGKKIAAGICGILLGALGVHKFILGYTKEGLIMLLVSVISVFMLGWVMGIIGLIEGIIYLTRSDAEFADTYINGKKGWF, from the coding sequence ATGACAGAAGTCACCACCTCCGCTCCCGCTCCTGATGTATCCGGTAAGAAGATCGCCGCCGGCATCTGTGGCATCCTGCTGGGCGCCCTCGGCGTCCACAAGTTTATCCTCGGCTACACCAAGGAAGGGCTCATCATGCTGCTGGTCAGCGTCATCTCCGTGTTCATGCTCGGCTGGGTGATGGGGATCATCGGCCTGATCGAAGGCATCATCTACCTGACCCGCAGTGACGCCGAGTTTGCCGACACCTACATCAACGGCAAAAAAGGCTGGTTCTAG
- the rlmN gene encoding 23S rRNA (adenine(2503)-C(2))-methyltransferase RlmN produces the protein MQGLTGKPPIHGETLETLTAALKEHGEKPFRARQILEWLYKKRAATADEMTNLSKPLRAWLAETYEFAPTARLGAKTSSDVTDKFLLRLQDKSLIETVIIRAPQEGVGQDRSRKTVCISTQVGCAYGCKFCASGLAGWKRDLSAGEIVHQLIQVCRQEDPLTPRASDEIASFDNIVVMGMGEPLANYDNLLRALGIVNADWGLNLGARRITVSTSGLAPQIERLSQEPLGLRLAISLHGATDEVRQQIMPVNRKYPLEKLLPAAKTFADRHGRMITLEFILIREINDSMEQARALTKIARDLHAHVNLIPYNKVEGLPWVRPEIPRQDAFANVLREGRVSVTIRREKGHDINAACGQLRLQTEMAEGTIAPVPAKARA, from the coding sequence ATGCAGGGATTGACCGGCAAGCCGCCGATACACGGGGAAACGCTTGAGACGCTCACCGCCGCTCTGAAGGAGCACGGAGAGAAGCCTTTTCGCGCCCGCCAGATTCTCGAATGGCTGTACAAGAAACGTGCGGCGACTGCCGACGAGATGACCAACCTCTCCAAGCCCTTGCGGGCCTGGCTGGCGGAGACCTATGAGTTTGCGCCGACTGCGCGCCTGGGCGCAAAGACCTCCTCGGACGTCACGGACAAGTTCCTGCTGCGCCTGCAGGACAAGTCACTCATCGAGACCGTCATCATCCGTGCCCCGCAGGAAGGGGTGGGGCAGGACCGCTCCCGCAAGACCGTCTGTATCTCGACGCAGGTGGGCTGCGCCTACGGGTGTAAGTTTTGCGCCTCCGGCCTGGCGGGCTGGAAGCGCGACCTCTCCGCCGGGGAGATCGTTCACCAGTTGATCCAGGTTTGCCGACAGGAGGACCCATTGACGCCCCGCGCCAGCGATGAGATTGCCTCCTTTGACAACATCGTGGTCATGGGCATGGGCGAGCCGCTGGCCAACTACGATAACCTCCTGCGTGCCCTCGGGATCGTTAACGCCGATTGGGGGCTCAACCTCGGTGCGCGCCGCATCACGGTCTCCACCAGTGGACTGGCTCCGCAGATCGAGCGCCTCTCGCAGGAGCCGCTGGGGCTGCGCCTGGCGATCAGCCTGCACGGGGCGACCGATGAGGTCCGCCAGCAGATCATGCCCGTCAACCGCAAGTACCCGCTGGAAAAACTTCTCCCGGCGGCCAAGACGTTTGCCGATCGTCACGGGCGTATGATCACGCTCGAGTTTATCCTCATCCGCGAGATCAACGACTCCATGGAGCAGGCTCGCGCTCTGACGAAAATCGCGCGCGACCTGCACGCCCACGTCAACCTGATCCCGTACAACAAGGTCGAGGGATTGCCCTGGGTGCGGCCGGAGATCCCGCGTCAGGATGCCTTTGCCAATGTGCTGCGAGAGGGGCGGGTCTCCGTCACCATCCGCCGCGAAAAGGGCCACGACATCAATGCCGCCTGTGGCCAGCTACGCCTGCAGACGGAAATGGCCGAGGGCACGATTGCTCCCGTCCCGGCCAAGGCCAGAGCATAG
- the cysS gene encoding cysteine--tRNA ligase: MPVKIHDTLSKTKQPLAPADGKTFRFYCCGPTVYGPAHIGNFRTFLVQDVLRRTLEVDGLALCHVRNITDVDDKTIRQSQAESRTLAEFTEHWTKKFHADCGALNLLSPHQEPRATAHIKEQVEMIEKLVAGGHAYAAADGSVYFKVCTCDHYGELSGLDRSNLRTQNVNSAGDANDADEYDRESVTDFALWKARKPEDGENFWSSPWGEGRPGWHIECSAMSVKYLGEGFDLHGGGIDLCFPHHENEIAQSECATGSRPFARLWFHSAHLMVEGSKMSKSLGNLYTLEDLLAKGYRPMDIRYALISGHYRQQLNFTLNGLKAARSALEKMEKTLRPILVRLGLTEEEFRAWIKPSPLVTTGMFAPAWEKLSDDLNVPAALGVIFSVLGDLSDPTLHDSAVAGQLEAFGAILYALGLDLFTAADEPAAEDIPEPIADLAEARWAAKQARDWANADRLRDELLQQGWKILDRKDGYDLEKA, from the coding sequence ATGCCGGTTAAAATCCACGACACACTCAGCAAGACCAAGCAACCGCTGGCTCCCGCCGACGGCAAGACGTTCCGATTCTACTGCTGCGGGCCGACTGTTTATGGCCCGGCTCATATCGGCAACTTCCGCACCTTCCTCGTACAGGACGTCCTGCGCCGCACACTGGAGGTTGACGGGCTGGCCCTCTGCCACGTTCGTAACATCACTGACGTGGACGACAAGACCATCCGCCAGAGCCAGGCGGAGAGCCGCACGCTGGCCGAGTTTACCGAGCACTGGACAAAGAAATTTCACGCCGACTGTGGCGCCCTGAACCTGCTCTCTCCCCACCAGGAGCCCCGCGCGACCGCGCACATCAAGGAACAGGTCGAGATGATCGAAAAGCTCGTCGCAGGTGGCCATGCCTACGCCGCCGCCGATGGCTCCGTGTACTTTAAGGTCTGCACCTGCGACCACTACGGCGAGCTGTCCGGGCTCGACCGCTCTAACTTGCGTACGCAGAACGTCAACAGCGCTGGCGACGCCAACGACGCCGACGAGTACGACCGCGAGAGCGTGACTGACTTCGCCCTGTGGAAGGCCCGCAAGCCCGAGGACGGTGAGAACTTCTGGTCCAGCCCCTGGGGCGAGGGCCGCCCCGGCTGGCACATCGAGTGCTCGGCCATGAGCGTCAAGTACCTCGGCGAGGGCTTCGACCTGCACGGCGGGGGCATCGACCTGTGCTTCCCGCACCACGAGAACGAGATCGCCCAGAGCGAGTGCGCGACAGGCTCCCGACCCTTTGCCCGCCTGTGGTTCCACAGCGCCCACCTCATGGTCGAGGGCAGCAAGATGTCCAAGAGCCTCGGCAATCTCTACACGCTGGAGGACCTCCTCGCCAAGGGCTACCGCCCGATGGACATCCGCTACGCGCTCATCTCCGGCCACTACCGCCAGCAGCTCAACTTTACCCTCAACGGCCTCAAGGCCGCCCGCTCCGCGCTGGAAAAGATGGAGAAAACCCTCCGCCCGATCCTCGTGCGCCTCGGGCTGACCGAGGAGGAGTTTCGCGCCTGGATCAAGCCCTCTCCCCTCGTGACCACCGGCATGTTTGCCCCGGCCTGGGAAAAGCTTTCGGACGACCTCAACGTGCCCGCCGCCCTCGGCGTCATCTTCTCCGTACTGGGCGACCTCAGCGACCCTACCCTGCACGACTCGGCCGTAGCCGGACAGCTGGAGGCCTTCGGGGCGATTCTCTACGCGCTCGGGCTGGACCTCTTCACCGCTGCCGATGAGCCCGCCGCCGAGGACATCCCCGAGCCGATCGCCGATCTGGCCGAAGCCCGCTGGGCCGCCAAGCAGGCCCGTGACTGGGCCAACGCCGACCGCCTCCGCGACGAGCTCCTCCAGCAGGGCTGGAAGATCCTCGACCGCAAGGACGGCTACGACCTGGAAAAGGCGTAG
- a CDS encoding GntR family transcriptional regulator, with translation MSTFKPASLTDQIYRELQRRILRCELAPGERLVEKALCEELAVSRASLREVLNRLAQDKLVTLKPNCGFSVTPITIESFRNVCELRRVVESQVAALAAERATAADIAHMRRVAVVDCAFDDKDAFAVYCENNRAFHQSIAECIDNLLLEDIVLAALDKDQQPIYYGIDISVCTSPLDVTAEHLAVVDAIEARDPARARDLMAQHIGKKEDRILEALKDKDIPA, from the coding sequence ATGAGCACTTTCAAGCCAGCGAGCCTCACTGACCAGATCTACCGGGAGCTACAGCGCCGTATCCTGCGCTGTGAGCTGGCCCCCGGCGAGCGGTTGGTGGAAAAAGCCCTGTGCGAGGAGCTCGCTGTCTCACGCGCCAGCCTGCGCGAGGTGCTAAACCGGCTGGCCCAGGACAAGCTCGTCACCCTCAAGCCGAACTGCGGCTTTAGCGTCACGCCGATCACGATCGAGAGCTTCCGCAATGTGTGCGAGCTGCGTCGGGTGGTCGAGTCTCAGGTGGCCGCGCTGGCCGCCGAGCGTGCCACTGCCGCCGACATCGCCCACATGCGCCGGGTGGCGGTCGTTGACTGCGCTTTTGACGACAAGGACGCCTTTGCCGTTTACTGCGAGAACAACCGCGCCTTTCACCAGAGCATCGCCGAGTGTATCGATAATCTGTTACTGGAGGACATTGTGCTGGCCGCCCTCGACAAGGATCAGCAGCCGATTTACTACGGGATAGATATCTCCGTGTGTACGAGCCCGCTCGACGTCACCGCCGAGCACCTGGCTGTCGTCGATGCTATTGAGGCCCGCGACCCTGCACGGGCGCGTGACCTCATGGCCCAGCACATCGGCAAGAAAGAGGACCGCATCCTCGAAGCCCTCAAGGACAAGGACATCCCGGCATGA
- the thrS gene encoding threonine--tRNA ligase: protein MKAMTPLEELRHSTSHVLATAVLRLFPETKLDIGPPTDTGFYYDFDLEHKFTAEDLEALEAEMKKVIKENQKFERQECSREEATKIIQDFGQAEYKLGRLADIPEGEPISFYRNGDFIDLCAGTHVNYTKKIKAFKLLSVAGAYHRGDEKNKQLQRIYGTAFPTKDELAEYLQNLEEARKRDHRKVGKDMGLFEISEAVGQGLVLWKPAGAVIRQELQDFISEELRKGGYSQVFTPHIGRLGLYRTSGHFPYYQDSQFTPLVDREEMEKLGHEGCSCADLSNKLNEGEADGYLLKPMNCPMHIEIYKSSPHSYRDLPVRLAEFGTVYRWEKSGELNGMTRVRGFTQDDAHIFCTEDQVRDEILACLDLVKTVFNTLGMKDYRVRVGLRDPDSSKYVGAAEKWDKAENALREVAQSLEVPFTEESGEAAFYGPKIDFVVKDVIGREWQLGTVQVDYNLPERFKIEYIGADNQPHRPVMLHRAPFGSMERFVGVLIEHFGGNFPLWLAPEQVRVLPISEKTNAYAAEVVNQLKAAGMRVGLDRHDEKLGAKIRRAELDKVPTMLICGEKEAEAGQVSLRSRVGKSLEGTASVADTVAKLKAVIDAKALPEA from the coding sequence ATGAAAGCGATGACTCCGCTCGAAGAACTCCGCCACTCCACCTCGCACGTGCTGGCCACGGCCGTGCTGCGTCTCTTCCCCGAGACCAAGCTCGATATCGGCCCCCCGACTGACACCGGCTTTTACTACGACTTCGATCTGGAGCACAAGTTTACCGCCGAGGACCTTGAGGCCCTCGAAGCGGAGATGAAAAAGGTCATCAAGGAGAACCAGAAGTTCGAGCGCCAGGAGTGCTCCCGCGAGGAAGCCACGAAGATCATCCAGGACTTTGGGCAGGCCGAGTACAAGCTCGGGCGTCTGGCCGACATCCCCGAGGGCGAGCCGATCTCCTTCTACCGCAACGGCGACTTTATCGACCTGTGCGCGGGCACACACGTCAACTACACCAAGAAGATCAAGGCCTTTAAGCTGCTCAGCGTGGCCGGTGCCTACCACCGCGGCGACGAGAAAAACAAGCAGCTCCAGCGCATCTACGGGACGGCTTTCCCGACCAAGGACGAGCTGGCCGAGTACTTGCAGAACCTCGAAGAAGCCCGCAAGCGCGACCACCGCAAGGTCGGTAAGGACATGGGCTTGTTTGAGATCAGTGAAGCCGTGGGCCAGGGCCTCGTGCTGTGGAAACCCGCAGGCGCGGTCATCCGCCAGGAGTTGCAGGACTTCATCTCCGAGGAGCTCCGCAAGGGCGGCTACAGCCAGGTCTTCACGCCGCACATCGGCCGCCTCGGCCTCTACCGCACCAGCGGACACTTCCCGTACTACCAGGACTCGCAGTTCACCCCGCTGGTGGACCGCGAGGAGATGGAAAAGCTCGGCCACGAGGGCTGCTCCTGCGCCGACCTCTCCAACAAGCTCAACGAGGGCGAAGCCGACGGCTACCTGCTCAAGCCGATGAACTGCCCGATGCACATCGAGATTTACAAGAGCAGCCCCCACAGCTACCGCGACCTGCCCGTGCGCCTGGCCGAGTTTGGCACCGTCTACCGCTGGGAAAAGTCCGGCGAGCTCAACGGCATGACCCGCGTGCGCGGCTTCACCCAGGACGACGCCCACATCTTCTGCACCGAGGATCAGGTCCGCGACGAGATCCTGGCCTGCCTCGACCTCGTGAAGACCGTTTTCAACACCCTCGGCATGAAGGACTACCGCGTACGCGTCGGTCTGCGTGATCCCGACAGCAGCAAGTATGTCGGCGCTGCCGAAAAGTGGGACAAGGCCGAGAACGCCCTGCGCGAGGTCGCACAGTCGCTGGAGGTCCCCTTTACCGAGGAGTCCGGCGAGGCCGCCTTCTACGGCCCGAAGATCGACTTCGTGGTCAAGGACGTCATCGGCCGCGAGTGGCAGCTGGGCACCGTCCAGGTGGACTACAACCTGCCCGAACGCTTCAAGATCGAGTACATCGGCGCGGACAACCAGCCGCACCGCCCCGTCATGCTGCACCGTGCCCCCTTCGGCTCGATGGAGCGCTTCGTCGGCGTGCTGATCGAGCACTTCGGCGGGAACTTCCCGCTCTGGCTCGCCCCCGAGCAGGTGCGCGTGCTCCCGATCTCCGAGAAGACCAACGCCTACGCCGCCGAGGTCGTCAACCAGCTCAAGGCCGCAGGCATGCGCGTCGGCCTCGACCGGCACGATGAGAAGCTGGGCGCCAAGATCCGCCGGGCCGAGCTCGACAAGGTCCCGACCATGCTCATCTGCGGCGAAAAGGAAGCCGAAGCCGGGCAGGTCTCCCTGCGCTCCCGCGTGGGCAAGTCCCTCGAAGGCACCGCCTCCGTCGCCGACACCGTCGCCAAGCTCAAGGCCGTCATCGACGCCAAGGCACTGCCGGAGGCGTAG
- a CDS encoding NlpC/P60 family protein, producing the protein MRYAIVIVSMSLAMASGSALGSEYDSPYDITLDPDIAAWTTDIPGRIDTVNAHSTPGPENWYNYSDPAWNDGIGHEWGVTVPQLYSTDNPANTLANETRQVVNGGAIPTAPTGVNTYTYQRQRLLSVAKSLVGTPYQHHHNPDWNPYDNGFSSDINAPNYWNWNQVSNQPQLKTISNQTLDNPWQAEYGQGTAGIDCSNFASYIYNVALGIQMDTAIGTLGEEVVGSLTANPIIAPDGQLITPGFLNGPNYNSGAANGPNSLATLIELFQPGDLLFITGEPNQPDDITHVIIWLGSYGTLEDGTPSDVPLVISSHDNTPAIFDGDGNLPPPGVEILPFTYDDNWFYQNFSHAMRVIDPASVPEPGELALIGGLLALGVGLWRKRYTAK; encoded by the coding sequence ATGCGCTACGCCATTGTCATTGTTTCCATGTCTCTCGCGATGGCCTCGGGCTCGGCTCTGGGCAGCGAGTATGACTCACCGTACGACATCACGCTCGACCCGGATATTGCCGCCTGGACGACGGACATCCCCGGCCGCATCGACACGGTAAACGCCCACTCCACGCCCGGCCCGGAGAACTGGTACAACTACTCCGACCCCGCGTGGAACGATGGCATCGGCCACGAATGGGGCGTGACGGTGCCCCAGCTCTACAGCACGGACAACCCGGCAAACACGCTCGCCAACGAGACTCGCCAAGTCGTGAACGGCGGGGCTATCCCCACCGCTCCCACAGGTGTCAACACCTACACCTACCAGCGGCAGCGCCTGCTGAGTGTAGCCAAAAGCCTCGTCGGCACACCCTATCAGCACCACCACAACCCCGACTGGAATCCCTACGACAACGGTTTCTCCTCAGACATCAACGCGCCCAACTACTGGAACTGGAACCAGGTGAGTAACCAGCCCCAGCTCAAGACGATTTCCAACCAGACCCTCGATAACCCATGGCAGGCCGAGTACGGGCAGGGGACGGCCGGGATCGATTGTAGTAACTTCGCCTCGTACATCTACAATGTCGCTCTCGGCATCCAGATGGATACCGCCATCGGCACACTGGGCGAGGAAGTCGTCGGCTCTCTCACGGCCAACCCCATCATCGCGCCCGACGGGCAGCTCATCACGCCGGGCTTTCTCAACGGCCCCAACTACAACAGCGGAGCCGCTAACGGCCCCAACTCACTGGCCACGCTCATCGAGCTCTTCCAGCCGGGTGACCTGCTCTTTATCACCGGTGAGCCCAACCAGCCCGACGACATCACACACGTCATCATCTGGCTCGGCAGCTATGGCACGCTTGAGGACGGCACCCCCTCGGATGTCCCCCTCGTGATCAGCAGCCACGACAACACGCCCGCGATCTTCGACGGTGACGGTAACCTGCCGCCTCCCGGCGTCGAGATCCTGCCCTTTACCTACGATGATAACTGGTTCTACCAGAACTTCAGCCACGCCATGCGTGTCATCGACCCCGCCTCCGTCCCCGAGCCCGGCGAACTCGCCCTGATCGGCGGCCTGCTCGCCCTGGGAGTAGGGCTGTGGCGAAAGCGATATACTGCGAAGTAA